A region of Paractinoplanes abujensis DNA encodes the following proteins:
- a CDS encoding pentapeptide repeat-containing protein, which yields MPHAHSRDASLRNATFSNASLRDAGLRNAGFSDASLRDAGLSDAGLSDAGFPYTGFRDAGLLAGVEPVCAVVLHADGQRVGSVADADRGPGRRGMAGDIREGFLDYSIRRPVDRERYLGPLALEGQRGLDPGPPRMLDQLGELLDALPGHVGVLPQRLEGRAQITSGRAAGIANGQ from the coding sequence TTGCCCCACGCCCACTCCCGCGACGCCAGCCTCCGCAACGCCACCTTCTCCAACGCCAGCCTCCGCGATGCCGGGCTCCGCAACGCCGGCTTCTCCGACGCCAGCCTCCGCGACGCCGGCCTCAGTGATGCCGGCCTCAGTGATGCCGGCTTTCCCTACACCGGTTTCCGCGACGCCGGTTTGTTGGCAGGGGTCGAGCCGGTTTGCGCCGTCGTCCTCCACGCGGATGGTCAACGTGTCGGGTCGGTAGCCGATGCGGACCGTGGCCCTGGCCGCCGCGGCATGGCGGGCGACATTCGTGAGGGCTTCCTGGACTATTCGATACGCCGTCCGGTCGACCGCGAACGGTACCTCGGCCCCCTCGCCCTCGAAGGTCAACGTGGTCTCGACCCCGGCCCGCCGCGAATGCTCGACCAGCTCGGAGAGCTGCTCGATGCCCTGCCGGGGCACGTCGGCGTCCTCCCGCAGCGCCTCGAGGGTCGCGCGCAGATCACGAGTGGCCGCGCGGCCGGCATCGCGAATGGCCAGTAA
- a CDS encoding DUF6223 family protein, producing MFTLDRLTATAAALLALAGVAVGLWSLANARRKGSVRAVIAGTLSTVVGVLVVATADGGPGTGNGVVGGWAALILGPMSIALGGLALARGRAQARPD from the coding sequence ATGTTCACCCTGGATCGTTTGACAGCAACGGCGGCGGCCCTGCTCGCCCTGGCCGGCGTCGCCGTGGGGCTCTGGTCCTTGGCCAACGCGAGACGCAAAGGTTCCGTCCGTGCCGTGATCGCCGGCACGCTCAGCACCGTCGTGGGCGTCCTGGTGGTGGCCACGGCCGACGGCGGCCCCGGCACGGGGAACGGCGTGGTCGGTGGCTGGGCGGCCCTGATTCTGGGCCCGATGTCGATAGCGCTCGGCGGGCTTGCGCTGGCGCGCGGCCGTGCTCAGGCGAGGCCGGATTGA
- a CDS encoding response regulator encodes MITVMLADDQDLVRLGLQTLFDATEGFTVAAEAADGLAAVAEARRTRPDVALMDIRMPGIDGLEATRRIVSDPELTSTRVIVLTTFEHDEYVFTALRAGASGFLLKNTKPPALLDAVRTVADGGALLAPSVTRTLIREFTGLAPHTRTPHPGLDRLTDREREIVILVAQGLSNHEIAEHLVVSPATARTHVSRSMTKLGARDRAQLVVFAYQSGLA; translated from the coding sequence GTGATCACCGTGATGCTCGCCGACGACCAGGACCTGGTGCGCCTCGGGCTGCAGACCCTCTTCGACGCGACCGAGGGTTTCACCGTCGCCGCCGAGGCCGCCGACGGTCTGGCCGCCGTCGCCGAGGCCCGCCGCACCCGGCCGGACGTAGCGCTCATGGACATTCGTATGCCGGGCATCGACGGGCTGGAAGCCACCCGACGCATCGTCTCCGACCCCGAACTGACCTCGACGAGGGTCATCGTTCTCACTACCTTCGAGCATGACGAATATGTCTTCACGGCCTTGCGTGCCGGCGCGAGCGGCTTTCTTCTCAAGAACACCAAACCGCCCGCCTTGCTGGACGCAGTCCGCACCGTGGCCGACGGCGGCGCCCTGTTGGCCCCCTCGGTCACCCGCACCCTGATCCGCGAATTCACCGGCCTGGCTCCGCACACCCGGACCCCGCACCCCGGACTCGACCGGCTGACCGACCGGGAGCGCGAGATCGTCATCCTGGTCGCGCAGGGCCTGAGCAACCACGAGATCGCCGAACATCTCGTCGTCAGCCCGGCCACGGCCCGCACCCACGTGAGCCGCTCGATGACCAAGCTGGGCGCCCGGGACCGCGCCCAGCTCGTCGTCTTCGCCTATCAATCCGGCCTCGCCTGA
- a CDS encoding sensor histidine kinase yields MRVRDLAVPAALAAVGVATMPVLDRFSPTDHPLNLTAVALILATAATTALRHRWPGPALLTTSALTSTYLIIGFPYGPILLSFAVCVYAVARHRAPRRAALWATPALLVLLIHLVFDEPLIGLAPGTAWVVVPFTLGAARRLVAEAQTRERAEAERRVADAERLRVAQEVHDVVGHGLAAIQMQADIALHLRDARPELALEALETISKASSEALDELRATLAGLSSPGLSGLEDLCARVRTAGVAVDLTVDGTPSPLPTAADVAAYRVLQEALTNVVKHADQPRARVTIQHRPDRVDLGVFNSVAAAGHSDGFGITGMRRRVEQLGGDLTASTRAGTFTLQAVIPRERRP; encoded by the coding sequence ATGCGCGTACGTGACCTGGCCGTCCCCGCCGCCCTGGCCGCGGTCGGTGTGGCCACCATGCCCGTGCTCGATCGGTTCTCACCGACGGATCACCCCCTCAACCTGACCGCCGTGGCGCTGATTCTCGCCACCGCCGCCACCACCGCTCTACGTCACCGCTGGCCCGGTCCTGCTCTGCTCACCACATCCGCGCTCACCTCCACCTACCTGATCATCGGTTTCCCGTACGGCCCGATCCTGTTGTCCTTCGCCGTCTGCGTCTACGCCGTGGCCCGCCACCGAGCCCCGCGCCGAGCGGCCCTCTGGGCAACCCCGGCGCTGCTCGTGCTGCTGATCCATCTCGTCTTCGATGAGCCGCTGATCGGCCTGGCACCCGGAACGGCCTGGGTGGTCGTCCCGTTCACGCTCGGGGCGGCCCGCCGGCTGGTCGCCGAGGCCCAGACCCGTGAGCGCGCCGAGGCGGAGCGGCGGGTCGCGGACGCCGAACGCCTGCGGGTGGCGCAGGAGGTGCACGACGTCGTCGGCCACGGCCTCGCCGCGATCCAGATGCAGGCCGACATCGCGCTGCACCTCCGTGACGCACGACCCGAATTGGCGCTCGAAGCCCTCGAAACGATCAGCAAAGCCAGCTCCGAGGCCCTCGACGAGTTGCGAGCCACCCTGGCCGGGCTTTCCTCGCCGGGGCTTTCCGGGCTCGAAGACCTCTGCGCCCGCGTCCGCACGGCCGGCGTGGCCGTCGACCTCACCGTCGACGGAACACCGAGCCCGCTGCCCACCGCAGCCGACGTCGCCGCATACCGAGTGCTGCAGGAGGCCCTGACCAACGTCGTGAAGCATGCCGACCAGCCGCGAGCCCGGGTCACGATCCAGCACCGCCCGGACCGCGTCGACCTGGGCGTTTTCAACTCCGTCGCCGCTGCCGGCCACTCGGACGGATTCGGCATCACGGGGATGCGCCGCCGCGTCGAGCAGCTTGGGGGCGACCTGACTGCCTCAACCCGAGCCGGGACCTTCACCCTCCAAGCCGTCATCCCCCGGGAGCGCCGCCCGTGA
- a CDS encoding EamA family transporter, whose translation MTSAACAAAAWGISDFLAGWLARRLPVVTILVWSKVAAMLLALAAAAVWAVPPVADARLWLAVPAGLAGLPAMGLLYRAMRDGSLAVVAPVAAVAALVPVAWGLLHGDRLSLFAVLGTVAGLAGATLAGWPVPGHRHRRPHHSANVCALGAALGFGIYFVLLHEAATASQFWSVAYARIAEGTAALLVLAVMHVRRRTRKALTTPTPTVTTPAAGPAASAVSAAGPAASAVSAAGPAASAAPAIADLSPPTKTSRGLSARNVVPVFLVGATDAFADAAFIAAAAAALAPAAVVASLYPAVTLLLNRSLLRERLHTVHLYGVLAALLAVACLAR comes from the coding sequence ATGACGTCCGCGGCGTGCGCCGCCGCGGCTTGGGGAATTTCCGACTTCCTGGCCGGCTGGTTGGCCCGCCGCCTACCTGTCGTGACCATCCTCGTCTGGTCCAAGGTCGCGGCGATGCTGCTGGCCCTGGCCGCCGCCGCGGTCTGGGCCGTCCCACCGGTCGCCGACGCCCGCCTGTGGCTGGCCGTGCCGGCGGGCCTGGCCGGCTTGCCCGCCATGGGCCTGCTGTACCGCGCCATGCGCGACGGCTCCCTGGCCGTGGTCGCACCCGTCGCCGCGGTCGCCGCCCTGGTCCCCGTGGCCTGGGGCCTCCTGCACGGCGACCGGTTGAGCCTCTTCGCCGTGCTGGGCACAGTGGCGGGCCTGGCCGGCGCCACCCTCGCCGGCTGGCCCGTACCCGGCCATCGTCACCGTCGCCCCCACCACTCGGCCAATGTGTGCGCGCTGGGCGCCGCGCTCGGCTTCGGCATCTACTTCGTACTCCTGCACGAAGCCGCCACCGCGAGCCAGTTCTGGTCCGTCGCCTACGCGCGCATCGCCGAGGGCACAGCCGCCCTGCTGGTCCTGGCCGTCATGCACGTCCGCCGTCGAACCCGCAAAGCCCTCACCACCCCAACGCCCACTGTCACCACTCCTGCCGCCGGGCCCGCTGCTTCCGCCGTGTCGGCTGCCGGGCCCGCTGCTTCGGCCGTGTCGGCTGCCGGGCCCGCTGCTTCCGCCGCGCCCGCCATCGCTGACCTTTCCCCGCCCACAAAGACGTCTCGCGGACTGAGCGCTCGCAACGTCGTTCCGGTCTTCCTCGTAGGCGCCACCGACGCGTTCGCCGACGCAGCCTTCATCGCAGCCGCCGCCGCGGCTTTGGCCCCCGCGGCTGTGGTCGCGTCGCTCTACCCGGCGGTAACACTGCTGCTCAACCGCTCCCTTCTACGCGAGCGCCTGCACACAGTGCACCTCTACGGCGTGCTGGCCGCGCTGCTCGCCGTGGCATGCCTGGCCCGATGA
- a CDS encoding glycosyl hydrolase family 18 protein produces the protein MAIRKSRWTAAAAACAVAAVGTITALAMQGTSQAAVLPNGFKSVGYMPSWAGSVTSIQYSKLTHINYSFALPNANGTLQAIENTSKLQQLVTLGHQNNVKVSLAIGGWNDGNDSAFESLAANSGTRTTFVTNVMNTVRQYGLDGIDIDWEYPDPGQSGNNYTALMQQLSTALHNEGKLLTAAVVSEGGTANGVQPAVFGYVDWLNIMAYDGGSPHANYDWSIASANFWKNRGLPKAKTVLGVPFYSRPGYLTYAQLVAQDPANANRDCTPSGECYNGLPTIRRKTQWALANAGGIMNWELSQDATGANSLVSAIYETVMNGGGGPTTPPPSGRTGRITGVAGKCVDIAAASSANGTAVQLYDCNGTTAQNWTVGTDGTIRGLGKCLDVAAAGTANGSLVQIYDCNGTGAQQWQAQSNGTLRNPSSGRCLDASNNSSANGTRLQIWDCATTANQRWTLP, from the coding sequence ATGGCTATCCGAAAGAGCCGCTGGACCGCGGCCGCCGCGGCGTGCGCAGTCGCCGCCGTCGGCACGATCACCGCCCTCGCCATGCAGGGCACCTCGCAGGCAGCGGTGCTGCCCAACGGCTTCAAGAGCGTCGGCTACATGCCGTCCTGGGCCGGCAGCGTCACGAGCATCCAATACTCGAAGCTGACCCACATCAACTACTCGTTCGCGCTGCCCAACGCGAACGGCACCCTCCAGGCGATCGAGAACACGTCGAAGCTCCAGCAGCTCGTCACCCTCGGTCACCAGAACAACGTCAAGGTCTCGCTGGCCATCGGCGGCTGGAACGACGGCAACGACTCCGCCTTCGAGTCGCTCGCCGCCAACTCCGGCACCCGTACGACGTTCGTCACCAACGTCATGAACACCGTGCGCCAGTACGGGCTCGACGGCATCGACATCGACTGGGAGTACCCCGACCCGGGGCAGAGCGGCAACAACTACACCGCCCTCATGCAGCAGCTCAGCACGGCCCTGCACAACGAGGGCAAGCTGCTCACGGCCGCGGTCGTCAGCGAGGGCGGCACCGCCAACGGCGTCCAGCCGGCAGTGTTCGGCTACGTCGACTGGCTCAACATCATGGCCTACGACGGCGGGTCACCCCACGCCAACTACGACTGGTCGATCGCCTCGGCCAACTTCTGGAAGAACCGCGGGCTGCCCAAGGCCAAGACCGTGCTCGGGGTGCCCTTCTACAGCCGGCCCGGCTATTTGACGTATGCGCAACTGGTCGCCCAGGACCCGGCCAACGCCAACCGGGACTGCACGCCCAGCGGCGAGTGCTACAACGGCCTGCCCACGATCCGCCGCAAGACCCAGTGGGCGCTGGCCAACGCGGGCGGCATCATGAACTGGGAGCTCTCGCAGGACGCCACCGGCGCGAACTCGCTGGTCAGCGCCATCTACGAGACCGTCATGAACGGCGGCGGGGGCCCCACGACCCCGCCGCCGTCGGGCCGCACCGGCCGCATCACCGGCGTCGCCGGCAAGTGCGTCGACATCGCCGCCGCCAGCAGCGCCAACGGCACCGCCGTGCAGCTCTACGACTGCAACGGCACCACCGCGCAGAACTGGACGGTCGGCACCGACGGCACGATCCGCGGCCTGGGCAAATGCCTGGACGTGGCGGCCGCCGGCACCGCCAACGGCTCCCTGGTGCAGATCTATGACTGCAACGGCACCGGCGCCCAGCAGTGGCAGGCCCAGTCGAACGGCACGCTGCGCAACCCGTCCAGCGGTCGCTGCCTGGATGCCTCCAACAACAGCTCGGCCAACGGCACCCGCCTGCAGATCTGGGACTGCGCCACCACCGCCAACCAGCGCTGGACCCTTCCCTGA
- a CDS encoding enoyl-CoA hydratase-related protein, with amino-acid sequence MAAEIISEVRDGVGWVTMSNPARRNALSTAMLTSLTTVVREYDTAVPVRSIVLRGAGDTFTAGADISEFAAHHDSTGARETWEQALTGLFESLSGLTTPLIAMIQGPCFGAGMALALSADIRIAAEGSTFGIPAARLGIGYPYELAQTLVHVIGPAHASDMLFTARSYAGSEALAAGLINRLVPAAALEADVLRTASAIAANAPLAVRAAKASIKAAAHPPLAARAQQLIAATTGSHDEFEGQRAFMERRPPSFEGR; translated from the coding sequence GTGGCGGCAGAGATCATCAGTGAGGTCCGCGACGGCGTCGGCTGGGTCACCATGAGCAACCCGGCCCGCCGTAACGCGCTGTCCACCGCGATGCTGACGTCACTGACGACGGTCGTGCGCGAGTACGACACCGCGGTTCCCGTACGCAGCATCGTCCTGCGCGGCGCGGGGGACACGTTCACCGCCGGGGCCGACATCTCCGAATTCGCCGCGCACCACGACTCGACCGGCGCCCGCGAGACGTGGGAACAGGCGCTGACCGGCCTGTTCGAATCGCTGAGCGGGCTCACCACACCGCTGATCGCGATGATCCAGGGACCGTGCTTCGGCGCGGGCATGGCCCTGGCCCTCAGCGCCGACATCCGCATCGCCGCCGAAGGCAGCACGTTCGGCATCCCGGCGGCCCGGCTCGGCATCGGCTACCCGTACGAACTGGCGCAGACCCTCGTCCACGTGATCGGGCCGGCCCACGCGAGCGACATGCTGTTCACCGCCCGCTCCTACGCCGGCTCGGAAGCCCTGGCCGCCGGCCTGATCAACCGCCTCGTCCCCGCAGCCGCCCTCGAAGCCGACGTCCTGCGCACCGCGTCGGCCATCGCCGCCAACGCACCGCTGGCCGTACGCGCCGCCAAGGCCTCGATCAAGGCCGCCGCTCATCCGCCGCTGGCCGCCCGGGCCCAGCAGCTGATCGCCGCCACAACCGGCTCCCACGACGAGTTCGAAGGGCAGCGCGCCTTCATGGAACGCCGGCCCCCGTCCTTCGAGGGCCGCTGA